The Caballeronia sp. SL2Y3 genome includes a window with the following:
- the holA gene encoding DNA polymerase III subunit delta, producing MQLKLDALEAHLAKGLKALYVVYGDEHLLVQEACDRIRAAARAGGFTDRTVFTVERGFDWSALIGATQSMSLFGDRQLIELRIPTGKPGKEGGEALKTLAAADNPDVVTLVTLPRLDSAAQKSAWFTALIGAGVALKVDPVDRAQLPMWVGQRLAQQGQRVAPGEEGRRALVFIAERVEGNLLAAHQEIQKLGLLYPQGVLTFEQIHDAVLNVARYDVFKLNEAMLTGDVGRLSRMLDGLKGEGEAAVLVLWALVDEVRTLLRIKRGVTSGKPLATLLRENRVWGPRERLIGPALSRVTEDALERALSLAARLDRQVKGLSGSSGTSARGSEPPPDPWAGMFELAMAVAQGASPAPRPRR from the coding sequence ATGCAACTGAAGCTCGACGCGCTCGAAGCGCATCTCGCCAAAGGCCTGAAGGCGCTGTACGTCGTCTATGGCGACGAGCATCTGCTCGTGCAGGAAGCGTGCGACCGCATCCGGGCCGCCGCGCGCGCGGGCGGCTTCACGGATCGCACGGTGTTCACGGTCGAGCGCGGGTTCGACTGGAGCGCGCTCATCGGCGCGACGCAGTCGATGTCGCTCTTCGGCGACCGGCAGCTGATCGAGTTGCGCATTCCGACGGGCAAGCCCGGCAAGGAAGGCGGCGAGGCGCTGAAGACGCTCGCCGCCGCCGACAATCCCGACGTCGTGACCTTGGTCACGCTGCCGCGCCTCGATTCGGCAGCGCAGAAATCCGCGTGGTTCACTGCGTTGATCGGCGCCGGTGTCGCGCTGAAGGTCGATCCGGTCGATCGCGCGCAGTTGCCGATGTGGGTGGGCCAGCGGCTCGCGCAGCAAGGCCAGCGCGTCGCCCCGGGCGAAGAGGGCCGGCGCGCGCTAGTCTTCATTGCGGAGCGTGTCGAAGGCAATCTGCTTGCCGCGCATCAGGAAATACAGAAGCTCGGGCTGCTTTATCCGCAAGGCGTGCTCACGTTCGAGCAGATCCACGACGCGGTGCTGAACGTCGCGCGCTACGACGTTTTCAAGCTGAACGAGGCGATGCTGACGGGCGACGTGGGCCGGCTTTCGCGCATGCTCGACGGTCTGAAAGGCGAAGGCGAAGCGGCCGTGCTCGTGCTGTGGGCGCTCGTCGACGAGGTGCGCACGCTTCTGCGCATCAAGCGCGGTGTGACGTCGGGCAAGCCGCTCGCCACGCTGCTACGCGAAAACCGCGTATGGGGACCGCGCGAGCGGTTGATCGGCCCGGCGCTTTCCCGCGTGACGGAAGACGCGCTCGAACGCGCGCTCTCGCTGGCGGCGCGGCTCGACCGGCAGGTCAAAGGGCTTTCGGGTAGTTCCGGCACGAGTGCGCGCGGCAGCGAGCCGCCGCCCGATCCGTGGGCCGGCATGTTCGAACTGGCGATGGCCGTGGCGCAAGGCGCGTCGCCAGCGCCGCGACCGCGTCGCTAA
- the lptE gene encoding LPS assembly lipoprotein LptE: MSRRTFLALLGGAVALSACGFQLRGEQDYAFKRLAISGGAPQMVGRLERMVQGGSDTVIVKPSEKPDATLYLTEGQGLSTLSLNSQGVIQEYELVYNLSYTLVGADGTVLIPPSAIALNRAMTYSNQYTLAKSQEATLLYNDMRNDAVDQLTRRLAVVRSLHPTPAEQTPGIAPRAPLPTPPL, encoded by the coding sequence GTGAGCCGGCGTACGTTCCTCGCGCTCTTGGGCGGCGCGGTCGCGCTGTCCGCGTGCGGCTTCCAGTTGCGCGGCGAGCAGGACTACGCCTTCAAGCGCCTGGCAATCAGCGGCGGCGCGCCGCAGATGGTCGGGCGGCTCGAACGCATGGTGCAGGGCGGAAGCGATACGGTTATCGTAAAGCCCTCGGAGAAGCCAGACGCGACGCTCTATCTCACGGAAGGCCAAGGCCTCAGCACACTCAGCCTCAATTCGCAGGGCGTGATCCAGGAGTACGAGCTCGTCTACAACCTGAGCTACACGCTCGTCGGCGCGGACGGAACCGTGCTGATCCCGCCTAGCGCCATCGCGCTGAATCGCGCGATGACCTATAGCAACCAGTACACGCTCGCAAAGTCGCAGGAGGCCACGCTGCTCTACAACGACATGCGCAACGATGCCGTGGATCAACTGACACGCCGGCTCGCGGTCGTGCGTTCGCTGCATCCGACGCCGGCCGAGCAGACGCCGGGCATCGCGCCGCGGGCCCCGTTGCCCACGCCGCCGCTGTAA
- the leuS gene encoding leucine--tRNA ligase has translation MHDKYVPADVESAAQSNWRANDVYRTTETSAKPKFYCVSMLPYPSGKLHMGHVRNYTINDVMYRYLRMNGHNTLMPMGWDAFGMPAENAAMANGVPPAKWTYDNIAYMKKQMQSMGLAIDWSREVATCSPEYYKWNQWLFLKMLEKGIAYKKTGTVNWDPVDQTVLANEQVIDGRGWRSGALVEKREIPMYYLRITDYADQLLDDLEGLGWPERVKIMQQNWIGKSFGVNFGFPYEIDGEAKLLRVFTTRADTIMGVTFAAIAAEHPLATRLARDNPGLQAFIEECKRGGVAEADVATMEKKGMATGFFITHPLTGEKVEVWIGNYVLMSYGEGAVMGVPAHDERDFAFAKKYDLPIKPVIAVEGKTYSTAAWEEWYGDKTAGRLVNSGKYDGMTTEEAIDAIAADLKAKELGDKQVTWRLRDWGISRQRYWGTPIPIIHCPSCGDVPVPEKDLPVVLPEDLVPDGTGNPLAKSEAFLNCSCPKCGAAAKRETDTMDTFVDSSWYFSRYSAPDATTMVDERTDYWMPMDQYIGGIEHAILHLLYSRFWTKVMRDMGLVKFGEPAKNLLTQGMVLNETFYREDASGKKTWYNPLEVTVSHDDKGRPTGATLIADGQPVVLGGVEKMSKSKNNGVDPQTLIDQYGADTARLFVMFAAPPEQSLEWSGAGVEGASRFLRRVWHFAHDNAEALRQHRKLDASKLSDADRALRRDIYTVLKQADFDYGRLQYNTVVSAAMKMLNALDSAKNAGEGVLNETFGVLLRVLYPVVPHITFQLWSELGYADEFGPLLDAPWPKVDEAALEQAEIELVLQVNGKVRGALTVAKDATREAIEQAALAHEMFEKFSEGRAPKKIVVVPGRLVNVVV, from the coding sequence ATGCACGATAAATACGTACCCGCCGACGTCGAATCCGCCGCGCAGAGCAACTGGCGCGCGAATGACGTCTACCGGACGACCGAGACGTCGGCCAAGCCCAAGTTCTATTGCGTCTCGATGCTGCCGTATCCGTCGGGCAAGCTGCACATGGGGCACGTGCGCAACTACACCATCAACGACGTGATGTACCGTTATCTGCGCATGAACGGCCACAACACGCTGATGCCGATGGGCTGGGACGCGTTCGGCATGCCCGCCGAAAATGCCGCGATGGCCAATGGCGTGCCGCCCGCGAAGTGGACGTACGACAACATCGCGTACATGAAGAAGCAGATGCAGTCGATGGGCCTCGCCATCGACTGGTCGCGCGAAGTCGCCACGTGCTCGCCCGAGTACTACAAGTGGAACCAGTGGCTGTTCCTCAAGATGCTGGAAAAAGGCATCGCGTACAAGAAGACGGGCACGGTGAACTGGGACCCGGTCGACCAGACGGTGCTCGCAAACGAACAGGTCATCGACGGGCGCGGCTGGCGCTCGGGCGCGCTCGTGGAGAAGCGCGAGATTCCGATGTACTACCTGCGCATTACCGATTACGCGGATCAACTGCTCGACGATCTCGAAGGCCTCGGCTGGCCCGAGCGCGTGAAGATCATGCAGCAGAACTGGATCGGCAAGAGCTTCGGCGTGAACTTCGGCTTCCCGTATGAAATCGACGGCGAAGCGAAGCTCCTGCGCGTGTTCACTACGCGCGCCGACACCATCATGGGCGTGACGTTCGCGGCGATCGCGGCGGAGCATCCGCTCGCCACGCGGCTTGCGCGCGACAACCCCGGTTTGCAGGCGTTCATCGAGGAATGCAAGCGCGGCGGCGTCGCGGAAGCCGACGTCGCCACGATGGAAAAGAAGGGCATGGCGACCGGCTTTTTCATCACGCATCCGCTGACGGGCGAGAAGGTCGAAGTGTGGATCGGCAACTACGTGCTGATGTCCTACGGCGAAGGCGCCGTGATGGGCGTGCCGGCGCACGATGAGCGCGACTTCGCGTTCGCGAAGAAATACGATCTGCCGATCAAGCCGGTGATCGCCGTCGAAGGCAAGACCTACTCCACCGCGGCGTGGGAAGAGTGGTACGGCGACAAGACGGCCGGCCGCCTCGTCAACAGCGGCAAATACGACGGCATGACCACCGAGGAAGCGATCGATGCGATCGCCGCCGACCTGAAAGCCAAGGAACTCGGCGACAAGCAGGTCACCTGGCGTCTGCGCGACTGGGGCATCTCGCGCCAGCGTTACTGGGGCACGCCGATCCCGATCATCCACTGCCCGAGCTGCGGCGACGTGCCGGTGCCGGAGAAGGATCTGCCGGTCGTGCTGCCGGAAGACCTCGTGCCGGACGGCACGGGCAATCCGCTCGCGAAGTCCGAAGCGTTCCTGAACTGCTCGTGCCCGAAGTGCGGCGCGGCGGCAAAGCGCGAGACGGACACCATGGACACGTTCGTCGATTCGTCGTGGTACTTCTCGCGCTACAGCGCGCCGGACGCGACGACGATGGTCGACGAGCGCACCGATTACTGGATGCCGATGGATCAGTACATCGGCGGTATCGAGCACGCCATTCTTCACCTCTTGTATTCGCGCTTCTGGACCAAGGTCATGCGCGACATGGGCCTCGTGAAGTTCGGCGAGCCGGCCAAGAACCTGCTCACGCAGGGCATGGTGCTCAACGAGACGTTCTACCGGGAAGACGCGAGCGGCAAGAAGACCTGGTACAACCCGCTCGAAGTCACCGTGTCGCACGACGACAAGGGCCGTCCGACAGGCGCGACGCTGATTGCCGACGGGCAGCCGGTCGTGCTCGGCGGCGTCGAAAAGATGTCGAAGTCGAAGAACAACGGCGTGGATCCGCAGACGCTCATCGACCAGTACGGCGCCGATACGGCGCGTCTCTTCGTGATGTTCGCGGCGCCGCCGGAGCAATCGCTCGAATGGTCGGGCGCGGGCGTCGAAGGCGCGAGCCGCTTCTTGCGCCGCGTGTGGCACTTCGCGCACGACAACGCCGAGGCGCTGCGCCAGCACCGCAAGCTGGATGCATCGAAGCTGAGCGATGCCGACCGCGCGCTGCGCCGCGACATATACACCGTGCTGAAGCAGGCCGATTTCGACTATGGCCGCCTGCAATACAACACCGTCGTGTCTGCCGCGATGAAGATGCTCAACGCGCTCGACAGCGCGAAGAATGCAGGCGAAGGCGTGCTGAACGAGACCTTCGGCGTTTTGCTGCGCGTGCTGTATCCGGTCGTGCCGCACATCACCTTCCAGTTGTGGTCGGAACTCGGTTACGCCGACGAGTTCGGCCCGCTGCTCGACGCGCCGTGGCCGAAGGTCGACGAAGCCGCGCTCGAACAAGCGGAAATCGAACTGGTGCTGCAGGTCAACGGCAAGGTGCGCGGCGCGCTGACCGTGGCGAAGGATGCAACGCGGGAAGCCATCGAACAGGCGGCGCTCGCGCACGAAATGTTCGAAAAGTTCTCGGAAGGCCGCGCGCCGAAGAAGATCGTCGTGGTGCCGGGGCGTCTCGTCAACGTGGTGGTCTGA
- a CDS encoding biopolymer transporter ExbD, protein MAFGGLDNKPNGSPMADINMTPLIDVMLVLLVIFIITAPLFTHAIRLDLPKVSSQPARETPQTITLSIDDAGKLYWNDAPISAADMRARFAVAGKAAEKPELHLRASSGTRYEIVAQVMGAAQQAGIERIGFVTQPVPAH, encoded by the coding sequence ATGGCCTTCGGCGGACTCGACAACAAGCCCAACGGCTCGCCCATGGCCGACATCAACATGACGCCGCTCATCGACGTCATGCTCGTGTTGCTGGTGATCTTCATCATCACCGCGCCGCTTTTCACGCATGCCATCCGGCTGGATTTGCCGAAGGTTTCGTCGCAGCCGGCGCGCGAGACGCCGCAGACCATCACGCTTTCCATCGACGACGCAGGCAAGCTCTATTGGAACGACGCGCCGATCAGCGCCGCTGACATGCGCGCGCGCTTCGCCGTGGCGGGGAAGGCGGCCGAGAAGCCGGAGCTGCATCTGAGGGCGTCGAGCGGCACGCGCTATGAAATCGTCGCGCAGGTGATGGGCGCGGCGCAGCAGGCCGGAATCGAGCGGATCGGTTTCGTGACGCAGCCCGTGCCGGCGCACTGA
- a CDS encoding MotA/TolQ/ExbB proton channel family protein has product MAATGVIHYLQSGDAVTHAVAGVLLAMSLASWCFLLVKAWVLARAKWQGPLALQRFWQASTLKDGIGALRSADRERVYLPLAEAAWRASEAEVPGALLARVERNERVLRALRQALLRSQRRLEFGQVLLASVGSTAPFVGLLGTVWGIYHALGSIAASGQAMIENVAAPVGEALIMTAFGLVVAIPAVLAYNVLGRYVRQISEELDGFAHDLHAFVCGEKE; this is encoded by the coding sequence ATGGCGGCAACGGGCGTTATCCACTATCTGCAAAGCGGCGATGCCGTCACGCATGCTGTCGCGGGCGTGCTGCTCGCCATGTCGCTCGCGAGCTGGTGCTTCCTGCTCGTGAAGGCGTGGGTGCTGGCGCGCGCCAAATGGCAGGGGCCGCTCGCGCTGCAACGCTTCTGGCAGGCATCGACTTTGAAAGACGGCATCGGCGCCTTGCGCAGCGCGGACCGCGAGCGCGTGTATCTGCCGCTCGCCGAAGCGGCGTGGCGCGCCTCCGAAGCCGAGGTGCCCGGCGCGCTGCTCGCCCGCGTCGAGCGCAACGAGCGCGTGTTGCGCGCGCTGCGCCAGGCGTTGCTGCGCTCGCAACGGCGGCTCGAATTCGGACAGGTGCTCCTCGCGTCCGTGGGCAGCACGGCGCCCTTCGTCGGCTTGCTGGGCACGGTCTGGGGCATTTATCACGCGCTCGGCAGCATTGCGGCGAGCGGGCAGGCGATGATCGAAAACGTCGCGGCGCCGGTGGGCGAGGCGCTCATCATGACCGCGTTCGGTCTGGTCGTCGCGATTCCGGCGGTGCTCGCGTACAACGTGCTCGGCCGCTACGTGCGGCAGATCTCCGAGGAACTCGACGGCTTCGCGCACGATCTGCACGCGTTCGTGTGCGGCGAGAAGGAATAG
- the dapB gene encoding 4-hydroxy-tetrahydrodipicolinate reductase yields the protein MKIAIAGASGRMGRMLIETVLNDPDAQLVGALDRSGVPQLGQDAGAFLGKTTGVALTDDIERVFADADYLIDFTRPEGTLTHLEAALRHDVKMVIGTTGFSDEQKAQLKQAGDKIGVVFAPNMSVGVNVTLKLLEFAAKQFAQGYDIEIIEAHHRHKVDAPSGTALAMGEVVARALGRDLNDCAVYAREGVTGERDPSTIGFSAIRGGDIVGDHTVLFAGIGERIEITHKSASRLSYAQGALRAVRFLAAHDKGFFDMQDVLGLR from the coding sequence ATGAAGATCGCCATCGCCGGGGCGTCGGGCCGCATGGGCCGGATGCTGATCGAAACCGTTCTCAACGACCCCGACGCGCAACTCGTCGGCGCGCTCGACCGTTCCGGCGTGCCGCAGCTCGGGCAGGACGCGGGCGCCTTCCTCGGCAAGACCACCGGCGTCGCGCTCACCGACGACATCGAGCGCGTGTTCGCCGACGCCGACTATCTGATCGACTTCACGCGCCCTGAAGGCACGCTCACGCATCTCGAAGCGGCGCTGCGTCACGACGTGAAGATGGTGATCGGCACGACGGGCTTCTCCGACGAGCAAAAGGCGCAGTTGAAGCAGGCCGGCGACAAGATCGGCGTGGTCTTCGCGCCGAACATGAGCGTCGGCGTGAACGTGACGCTCAAGCTGCTCGAATTCGCCGCGAAGCAGTTCGCGCAGGGTTACGACATCGAGATTATCGAGGCGCATCACCGGCATAAGGTGGATGCGCCGTCCGGCACCGCGCTGGCGATGGGCGAAGTGGTGGCCCGCGCGCTCGGCCGCGATCTGAACGACTGCGCCGTCTACGCGCGCGAAGGCGTGACCGGCGAGCGCGATCCGTCGACCATCGGCTTCTCGGCGATTCGCGGCGGCGATATCGTCGGCGATCACACAGTGCTGTTCGCGGGCATCGGCGAGCGCATCGAGATCACGCACAAGTCCGCGAGCCGTCTGTCGTACGCACAAGGCGCGCTGCGCGCGGTGCGCTTCCTCGCCGCGCACGACAAGGGCTTCTTCGACATGCAAGACGTGCTCGGCCTGCGCTGA
- a CDS encoding outer membrane protein assembly factor BamE has translation MRGTIIAATLAALLAGCSTYDSVTQKIAQSITPYRITVVQGNFVSQEAASQMQVGMSRDQVRQLLGTPLLTDMFHADRWDYVFYFKRGSTSVVQQRDFIVNFASDRVVSWSGGENLPSNLELLAEIDGDRGLKVAKAPTAPAAVAAASAASAASASTVTAPPGEPSTQPNTAAAFAGDANQQAAQAANRATAQVEMPTGRTQSSVRPNVPQSAGAAPGAASVGGNSQIQLQRKPQTITIPDSSAVGPASTSPAPANAGGQAQFSMPQ, from the coding sequence ATGCGGGGAACCATCATCGCAGCAACCCTCGCCGCGCTGCTCGCGGGTTGCTCGACGTACGACAGCGTCACGCAGAAGATCGCGCAGAGCATCACGCCATACCGCATCACGGTCGTGCAGGGCAACTTCGTTTCGCAGGAAGCGGCGAGCCAGATGCAGGTCGGCATGTCGCGCGATCAAGTCAGGCAACTGCTCGGCACGCCGCTGCTCACCGACATGTTCCACGCGGACCGCTGGGACTACGTGTTCTACTTCAAGCGCGGTTCCACCTCCGTCGTGCAGCAGCGTGACTTCATCGTGAACTTCGCGAGCGATCGCGTCGTGAGCTGGTCGGGCGGCGAGAATCTCCCGTCGAACCTCGAATTGCTCGCTGAAATCGACGGCGACCGGGGCTTGAAGGTTGCGAAGGCGCCAACGGCGCCCGCAGCCGTGGCGGCGGCATCGGCGGCGTCGGCGGCTTCGGCAAGCACAGTGACCGCGCCGCCCGGCGAGCCGTCCACGCAGCCGAACACCGCGGCAGCCTTCGCGGGCGACGCGAATCAGCAGGCCGCGCAGGCAGCGAATCGCGCGACGGCGCAAGTCGAAATGCCGACTGGCCGAACGCAATCCTCCGTGCGCCCGAACGTGCCGCAAAGTGCGGGCGCGGCGCCCGGCGCGGCCAGCGTGGGCGGCAACTCCCAGATCCAGTTGCAGCGCAAGCCGCAGACGATCACGATTCCGGACAGCAGCGCCGTCGGTCCCGCGAGCACGTCGCCGGCTCCGGCCAACGCGGGCGGACAAGCGCAGTTCAGCATGCCGCAGTAA
- the fur gene encoding ferric iron uptake transcriptional regulator, with protein sequence MTNPSDLKNIGLKATLPRLKILEIFQHSPVRHLTAEDVYRNLLNEELDIGLATVYRVLTQFEQAGLLSRSNFESGKAVFELNEGSHHDHLVCIDCGRVEEFFDAEIERRQQSIAKERGFKLHEHALALYGACTKENCPHRKH encoded by the coding sequence ATGACCAATCCCTCCGATCTGAAAAATATCGGGCTCAAGGCGACCCTGCCCCGCCTCAAGATTCTGGAAATCTTCCAGCACAGTCCGGTGCGTCACCTGACCGCTGAAGACGTGTATCGCAACCTGCTCAACGAAGAGCTCGATATCGGGCTCGCCACCGTGTACCGCGTGCTCACGCAGTTCGAGCAAGCGGGCCTGCTCTCGCGAAGCAATTTCGAATCGGGCAAAGCGGTGTTCGAACTGAACGAAGGTTCGCACCACGATCACCTCGTCTGCATCGACTGCGGGCGCGTCGAAGAGTTCTTCGACGCCGAAATCGAACGTCGCCAGCAGTCCATCGCAAAAGAGCGCGGCTTCAAGCTGCACGAGCACGCGCTCGCGCTCTACGGCGCCTGCACCAAGGAAAACTGCCCGCACCGCAAGCACTAA
- the gap gene encoding type I glyceraldehyde-3-phosphate dehydrogenase — translation MTIRVAINGYGRIGRNTLRAFYENGKKHDIEIVAINDLGDAKTNAHLTQYDTAHGKFPGDVSVDGDYLVVNGDKIRVLANRNPAELPWGELNVDVVMECTGFFTTKEKASAHIKGGAKKVIISAPGGKDVDATVVYGVNHNVLKASDTVISNASCTTNCLAPLVKPLNDKIGLVNGLMTTIHAYTNDQVLTDVYHEDLRRARSATHSQIPTKTGAASAVGLVLPELNGKLDGYAIRVPTINVSVVDLSFIAARDTTVEEVNKIMKEASEGELKGILGYNDAPLVSVDFNHNPASSTFDATLTKVSGRLVKVSSWYDNEWGFSNRMLDTAVALANAK, via the coding sequence ATGACGATTCGCGTTGCAATCAACGGCTACGGCCGGATCGGCCGCAACACGTTGCGCGCCTTCTACGAGAACGGCAAGAAGCACGACATCGAGATCGTCGCCATCAACGATCTCGGCGATGCCAAGACGAACGCGCACCTGACGCAGTACGACACCGCGCACGGCAAGTTCCCCGGCGACGTGTCGGTGGACGGCGACTACCTCGTCGTCAACGGCGACAAGATTCGCGTGCTGGCGAACCGCAACCCGGCCGAACTGCCGTGGGGCGAGCTGAACGTCGACGTGGTGATGGAGTGCACCGGCTTCTTCACGACCAAGGAAAAGGCGAGCGCCCACATCAAGGGCGGCGCGAAGAAGGTCATTATTTCCGCGCCGGGCGGCAAGGACGTGGACGCGACCGTCGTGTACGGCGTGAACCACAACGTGCTGAAGGCATCGGACACGGTCATCTCGAACGCTTCGTGCACGACGAACTGCCTCGCGCCGCTCGTCAAGCCGCTGAACGACAAGATCGGCCTCGTCAACGGCCTGATGACCACGATCCACGCGTACACGAACGACCAGGTTCTGACCGACGTGTATCACGAAGACCTGCGCCGCGCGCGCTCGGCCACGCATAGCCAGATCCCGACGAAGACGGGCGCTGCGTCGGCGGTGGGCCTCGTGCTGCCGGAGCTGAACGGCAAGCTGGACGGCTACGCGATCCGCGTGCCGACCATCAACGTGTCGGTGGTGGATCTGTCGTTCATCGCGGCGCGCGACACGACGGTGGAAGAAGTCAACAAGATCATGAAGGAAGCGTCGGAAGGCGAGCTGAAGGGCATCCTCGGCTACAACGACGCGCCGCTGGTGTCGGTCGACTTCAACCACAACCCGGCTTCGTCGACGTTCGACGCGACGCTCACGAAGGTGTCGGGCCGTCTCGTGAAGGTGTCGAGCTGGTACGACAACGAGTGGGGCTTCTCGAACCGCATGCTGGATACGGCGGTCGCGCTCGCGAACGCGAAGTAA
- the tkt gene encoding transketolase, with protein sequence MTIPTSSPTALMANAIRALAMDAVQQANSGHPGMPMGMAEIGVALWSRHLKHNPSNPHWFDRDRFVLSNGHGSMLLYALLHLTGYDLPMSEIKNFRQLHSKTPGHPEVGITPGVETTTGPLGQGVANAVGMALAEALLAAEFNKADAKIVDHHTYVFLGDGCLMEGISHEACSLAGTLKLNKLIALYDDNGISIDGHVEHWFHDDTPKRFEAYGWNVIRAVDGHDVNAVDAAIAQAKQSDKPTLICCRTVIGKGAPTKAGGHDAHGAPLGGDEIAATRAAIGWQYEPFVIPQEVYAAWDAKEQGARVEGEWNKAFDAYRAKYAEQAAEFTRRMKGELPADWKQSAAKIIEDANQRAETVATRKASQQAIEGLAAALPELLGGSADLTGSNLTNWKASKAVRAAGDAENANAGHAGIQWGNHINYGVREFGMSAAINGIALHGGFRPFGGTFLTFSDYSRNALRVAALMKARSIFVFTHDSIGLGEDGPTHQSVEHVSSLRLIPQLQTWRPADTVETAVAWTHAIEHEGPSTLIFSRQNLQFSPRNDIQIGNIAKGGYVLVDWNDDIPARKIILIATGSEVQLALQAVEALAKEGIGARVVSMPCTNLFDKQDAEYRERVLPKGVARVAIEAGVTDFWRKYVGLEGGVVGIDTFGESAPAGALFKHFGFTVEHVVETAKAVLAA encoded by the coding sequence ATGACGATCCCGACTTCCAGCCCGACCGCCCTCATGGCCAACGCAATTCGCGCGCTCGCCATGGATGCCGTTCAACAAGCCAACTCCGGCCACCCCGGCATGCCCATGGGCATGGCCGAGATCGGCGTCGCGCTGTGGTCGCGCCATCTGAAGCACAACCCGTCGAATCCCCACTGGTTCGACCGTGATCGTTTCGTCCTGTCGAACGGTCACGGCTCCATGTTGCTGTACGCGCTTTTGCACCTCACCGGCTACGACCTGCCGATGAGCGAGATCAAGAACTTCCGCCAGCTGCATTCGAAGACGCCGGGCCATCCCGAAGTGGGCATCACGCCGGGCGTCGAGACGACCACTGGCCCGCTCGGCCAGGGCGTCGCCAACGCGGTCGGCATGGCGCTCGCCGAAGCGCTGCTCGCCGCCGAGTTCAACAAGGCCGACGCGAAGATCGTCGATCACCACACGTACGTGTTCCTGGGCGACGGCTGCCTGATGGAAGGCATCTCGCACGAAGCCTGTTCGCTCGCGGGCACGCTGAAGCTGAACAAGCTGATCGCCCTGTACGACGACAACGGCATTTCCATCGACGGCCACGTCGAGCACTGGTTCCACGACGACACGCCGAAGCGCTTCGAAGCGTACGGCTGGAACGTGATTCGCGCCGTGGACGGCCATGACGTCAACGCAGTCGATGCCGCCATCGCCCAGGCGAAGCAATCCGACAAGCCGACGCTCATTTGCTGCCGCACGGTCATCGGCAAGGGCGCGCCGACGAAGGCGGGCGGCCACGACGCGCACGGCGCGCCGCTCGGCGGCGACGAGATCGCGGCCACGCGCGCCGCGATCGGCTGGCAGTACGAGCCGTTCGTGATTCCGCAGGAAGTCTATGCAGCGTGGGACGCGAAGGAGCAAGGCGCGCGCGTGGAAGGCGAATGGAACAAGGCGTTCGACGCCTATCGCGCGAAGTACGCCGAACAGGCCGCCGAATTCACGCGCCGCATGAAGGGCGAACTGCCCGCCGACTGGAAGCAGAGCGCCGCGAAGATCATCGAGGACGCGAACCAGCGTGCGGAAACGGTGGCGACGCGCAAGGCATCGCAACAAGCTATCGAAGGGCTCGCCGCCGCGCTGCCGGAACTGCTCGGCGGTTCGGCCGACCTGACCGGCTCGAATCTCACGAACTGGAAGGCGTCGAAAGCCGTGCGCGCCGCCGGCGACGCGGAGAACGCCAACGCGGGCCACGCGGGCATCCAGTGGGGCAATCACATCAATTACGGCGTGCGCGAATTCGGCATGAGCGCGGCCATCAACGGCATTGCGCTGCATGGCGGCTTCCGTCCGTTCGGCGGCACGTTCCTGACGTTCTCGGACTACAGCCGCAACGCGCTGCGCGTCGCCGCGCTGATGAAAGCGCGCTCGATCTTCGTGTTCACGCACGATTCCATCGGCCTCGGTGAAGACGGTCCGACGCACCAGTCGGTCGAGCACGTCTCCAGCCTGCGCCTGATTCCGCAGTTGCAGACGTGGCGGCCGGCGGATACCGTGGAAACGGCCGTCGCATGGACGCATGCCATCGAGCACGAAGGCCCGTCGACGCTCATTTTCAGCCGCCAGAACTTGCAGTTCTCGCCGCGCAACGACATTCAGATCGGGAACATCGCGAAGGGCGGTTACGTGCTCGTCGACTGGAACGACGACATTCCCGCGCGCAAAATCATCCTGATCGCGACGGGATCGGAAGTGCAGCTCGCGTTGCAGGCCGTCGAGGCGCTCGCGAAAGAAGGCATCGGCGCGCGCGTCGTCTCGATGCCCTGCACGAACCTCTTCGACAAGCAGGACGCCGAGTACCGCGAGCGCGTGCTGCCGAAGGGCGTGGCGCGTGTAGCGATCGAAGCGGGCGTGACGGATTTCTGGCGCAAGTACGTGGGCCTCGAAGGCGGCGTGGTCGGCATCGACACGTTCGGAGAGTCCGCGCCGGCCGGTGCGCTCTTCAAGCACTTCGGCTTCACGGTGGAGCACGTCGTCGAAACGGCGAAGGCCGTTCTGGCCGCGTAA